The following is a genomic window from Prevotella sp. E13-17.
TACGCGACAAGTGTGAGCGCACACCTTCGGGCTTGTCGGTACCTATATGTAAGTGTGGGGTCAGCTCGTCTATTATGAGCAGGAAGCCGATGCCCAACAGAAATCCGATGGCTGCAGGCATAACGGCCCACTTGCCGCTGTCAGCCTCCATTTCCATGGCAGGTATCAGTAGTGACCATACGCTGGCTGCTACCATCACGCCCGATGCAAATCCCAGCAGTGATTTCTGCAACCTTACAGACATGTCTTTCTTCATGAAAAACACGAATGCCGAGCCCATCATGGTTCCTAGCAGTGGTATCAATAGTCCTATAGTAATTGTCACCATCTTATTTCCCTCCTTTATGATTCGGTATAGTTGTGATCTATCACGATGTTCACTTTTATATCGGGCACTAACAATTTCATCTCTTCGGTCAGACGTTGGATGAATGCCGCCTCATCGTGTACGTCTATATCGGGTATTACATCAACCGACAGCGAATTGTCTTTCTCCGAGAAGAAAAAACCGTGTACCTGTACGATATCTTTGTGGGCAGCCAGCGATTGCATCACCTTTGACTGCAGTTCGGTATGCCGGTTTTGTCCAGTGGCTATAGCATAGATACCCACAGTGACGATGATGCCGTAGTGTTCATACAACTGTGAGGTGATGCGGCGGGTCAGTCCGTGAATGTCGTGTGCCGACATGGTGTCGAAGACGTTGACATGTAGTGACCCTATTTTTACCTCCGGACCGTAGTTGTGTAGTATCAAGTCGTACACACCGTGGACCTCTTCATAATTTGACACCTCTTTTATAATCTGTCGGGTCAGTTCGGTAGGAATACTTGTGCCAAGTAGTTCGTTGATGGGTGAGGCCAGCATGTCGAAACCGGCTTTGATAATGACCACGGAAATCAGTGCCCCCAGAATACCATCGAGTGACACGTCCCATAACAGCATGATGCCAGCCGATAAGAGTGTGGCAAGTGTGATAACAGCATCAAATAGGGCGTCGGATCCTGACGCTATCAGGGCATCGCTCTTTAGTGACTGTCCCTTACGCTTCACGTATTGACCCAGTATCAGCTTTGCCACGATGGCTATGCTGACCACGATAAGTGTCTGCGTAGAAT
Proteins encoded in this region:
- a CDS encoding cation diffusion facilitator family transporter codes for the protein MNRNQEIIRTSWIGIIANVLLAGFKAAVGILASSLAIVMDAINNLSDALSSVITIIGTKLSQRPADRKHPFGFGRIEYFSAIIIAVIVLSTGVTSLIESAKKIFSPTQPEYSTQTLIVVSIAIVAKLILGQYVKRKGQSLKSDALIASGSDALFDAVITLATLLSAGIMLLWDVSLDGILGALISVVIIKAGFDMLASPINELLGTSIPTELTRQIIKEVSNYEEVHGVYDLILHNYGPEVKIGSLHVNVFDTMSAHDIHGLTRRITSQLYEHYGIIVTVGIYAIATGQNRHTELQSKVMQSLAAHKDIVQVHGFFFSEKDNSLSVDVIPDIDVHDEAAFIQRLTEEMKLLVPDIKVNIVIDHNYTES